From the genome of Verrucomicrobiota bacterium:
GGAGCCGCGGGTGCATCAGGTTCCAAGTGCCTCAAGACACTGCTGAGCTTGCTGGCAAATACGTCGTCTGAATCTGTTTTAGCTACCTGAAGTCAACGTGGCGTCGCGGCAGCTTTCTTTGGCGCGAGTTCCGCCGCCTGCTGCAGCGCGACCAGCAGGCTCCGCTCGTCGGCTTTCCCGGTGCCCGCGATGTCGAAGGCGGTGCCGTGATCGACGGAGGTTCGTATAACCGGCAGACCGACGGTAATGTTGACCCCCGCCTCGATGCCAAGCACCTTCACCGGCCCGTGCCCCTGATCGTGGTACATCGCGACCACGATATCAAAGTCGCCACGGCCCGCGCGAAAGAACAGGGTATCGGCCGGCAGCGGTCCCTGCACGTCCCAGCCTCGCCCCTGGCAGGCGCGCACCGCCGGCTCGATTTTTGTTTCTTCCTCCCCATGCCCGAACAGGCCGTGCTCGCCCGCGTGCGGGTTGATACCGCAGACGCCGATCCGCGGGCGCGCAATGCCGGCGCGAGTCAAGACGTCGTGCGCCCGCGCGATGGTGCGCTCGACCAGCCCGGGCTCGATCTTGGCGACGGCATCGATCAGCCCGATGTGGGTGGTCACGTGAATGACTTTCAGCTTCGGCGTTGAAAGCATCATCGAGACCTCCGGCGTTCCGGTGAGGTGAGCCAGCATTTCGGTGTGTCCGGGAAACCGGTGACCGCCCGCGTGCAGGGCCTCTTTGTTGAGCGGCGCCGTGCAGATGGCGTCAATTTCGCCGGCCTGGGCCAACTCGACGGCGCGGGCCAGGTACTGGTAGGCGGCCTCGCCGCAGATCGGTGAGAGCTGCCCCCAGGGGAGCCCTTCGGGGATGAGGTTCAGGTCGATGCAATCCGCAATGCCAAGCCTGAATTGCGCCTCGGACGGATGGTTGATCGCGTTGACCTCCAGCTTGGAATTGACGATGCGGCCGGCCTCACGGAGGCGACGGGCATCGCCAATCACCAGCGGGCG
Proteins encoded in this window:
- the pdxA gene encoding 4-hydroxythreonine-4-phosphate dehydrogenase PdxA, with amino-acid sequence RPLVIGDARRLREAGRIVNSKLEVNAINHPSEAQFRLGIADCIDLNLIPEGLPWGQLSPICGEAAYQYLARAVELAQAGEIDAICTAPLNKEALHAGGHRFPGHTEMLAHLTGTPEVSMMLSTPKLKVIHVTTHIGLIDAVAKIEPGLVERTIARAHDVLTRAGIARPRIGVCGINPHAGEHGLFGHGEEETKIEPAVRACQGRGWDVQGPLPADTLFFRAGRGDFDIVVAMYHDQGHGPVKVLGIEAGVNITVGLPVIRTSVDHGTAFDIAGTGKADERSLLVALQQAAELAPKKAAATPR